From Halanaeroarchaeum sulfurireducens, a single genomic window includes:
- a CDS encoding mechanosensitive ion channel family protein, producing the protein MVNGTLVNDLLPNPSVYLRIIRFLAILIIGIILTRAAIVPVIRRVLRKREAGTETIHSVVSLTSVIGYFLSFTIALQAANFGSIVTILGAMTAALVVAMGFGMRDQISNIVAGFLIYGSNPFIVGDYIKSQTAEGVVESIDLVSTTLSGSSSQKIVVPNAQLTTEELRNYTKASRTKASIRVTLPLEQLVEGTELLKDLVDKRSEVLDDPAPDIFYSETDGEVYAEIHFSLETSRNAKEIKSDILEDFTRQMVEAGLADMGDLDENEG; encoded by the coding sequence ATGGTCAACGGAACACTCGTAAACGACCTCCTTCCGAATCCCAGTGTGTACCTTCGGATAATTCGATTCCTTGCCATTTTGATCATTGGTATAATATTGACTCGAGCAGCCATAGTCCCGGTAATCCGAAGGGTACTGCGGAAGCGAGAAGCTGGCACTGAAACGATCCATTCCGTGGTGAGTCTCACCAGCGTCATTGGGTATTTTTTGAGTTTCACGATAGCGTTGCAAGCCGCAAATTTCGGCAGCATAGTGACGATACTCGGTGCGATGACCGCAGCCTTGGTAGTAGCTATGGGGTTTGGAATGCGAGATCAGATTTCAAACATCGTTGCCGGGTTTTTAATCTATGGGTCCAATCCGTTCATCGTGGGTGATTATATCAAATCCCAAACCGCCGAAGGTGTTGTCGAATCGATCGACCTCGTCTCTACCACTCTGAGTGGAAGTTCAAGTCAAAAGATTGTGGTTCCGAATGCGCAGTTGACGACCGAAGAGTTGAGAAATTATACCAAAGCCTCTCGGACGAAAGCGTCCATCCGGGTAACGCTCCCACTTGAACAGCTCGTGGAGGGGACTGAACTACTCAAAGACCTCGTTGACAAACGGTCAGAGGTACTCGATGACCCCGCACCTGACATCTTCTACAGCGAGACGGACGGTGAGGTGTATGCTGAGATACATTTTTCGTTGGAAACCTCGCGAAACGCGAAGGAAATCAAGAGCGATATTCTCGAGGATTTCACCCGACAGATGGTGGAAGCTGGACTTGCCGACATGGGCGATCTAGACGAAAATGAAGGTTGA
- a CDS encoding 30S ribosomal protein S12 — protein MPNGKYAARKLKKDRQNHRWSDTEYARRERGLGKKSDPLEGAPQARGIVLEKVGIEAKQPNSAIRKCVRVQLIKNGKQVTAFAPGDGAISFIDEHDEVTIAGIGGAKGRAMGDLSGVNYKVDKVNGVALLELVRGNAEKPVR, from the coding sequence ATGCCGAACGGTAAGTACGCCGCACGCAAGCTCAAGAAGGACCGCCAGAATCACCGGTGGTCCGACACCGAGTATGCGCGGCGCGAACGGGGGCTGGGCAAAAAGTCCGACCCGCTCGAGGGTGCCCCCCAGGCCCGTGGTATCGTCCTGGAGAAGGTTGGGATCGAAGCGAAACAGCCGAACTCCGCCATCCGGAAATGCGTCCGCGTTCAGCTCATCAAGAACGGGAAACAGGTCACCGCGTTCGCCCCGGGCGACGGTGCCATCTCGTTCATCGACGAGCACGACGAGGTCACCATCGCTGGTATCGGTGGCGCGAAGGGCCGCGCCATGGGCGACCTCTCGGGCGTGAACTACAAGGTCGACAAGGTGAACGGCGTGGCGCTGCTCGAACTCGTTCGCGGAAACGCGGAGAAACCAGTCCGATAA
- a CDS encoding YihY/virulence factor BrkB family protein → MSAIETARSVATVFQEEKITFLAASVAFYAFVSIIPLLLISLAIGSLVGGQAFADQIIVLVEGQLSEQGVTVVEQALSGSAGRGTASVVSLVTLTWSAIKVVRGLDLAFDEVYGSEPETSLAQQIINGLIVLGIVGLAVVAMIGLGMLLARPSLVGVPFIGVLGWVGLTVGLFLIFLPFYYVLPPVDVSVKEILPGALVAGVGWLLLQAGFQLYAANAGQYQAYGFLGAVLLFIMWMYFASVLILLGAVVNTVYASQVRDYGGS, encoded by the coding sequence ATGAGTGCCATCGAGACGGCTCGATCTGTGGCAACTGTCTTTCAGGAGGAGAAGATTACTTTTTTGGCTGCCAGTGTCGCCTTTTACGCATTCGTCTCAATAATTCCATTACTACTAATCTCGCTCGCGATTGGTTCCCTGGTTGGTGGACAAGCGTTTGCGGACCAAATTATAGTGCTCGTGGAAGGTCAACTATCGGAGCAAGGGGTGACAGTCGTCGAACAGGCATTGTCGGGCTCCGCTGGACGAGGCACGGCATCCGTAGTGAGTTTAGTCACCTTGACGTGGAGCGCGATAAAGGTCGTTCGCGGCCTTGACCTCGCCTTCGACGAAGTATACGGATCCGAACCCGAAACATCCCTGGCCCAACAGATCATTAATGGGTTGATCGTTCTGGGAATCGTCGGTCTCGCAGTCGTCGCAATGATTGGATTAGGCATGCTCCTCGCTCGTCCATCACTCGTTGGTGTTCCATTTATTGGTGTTCTCGGGTGGGTGGGCTTGACCGTCGGCCTCTTTTTGATTTTTCTGCCCTTCTATTACGTATTGCCACCAGTCGACGTCTCGGTCAAAGAAATCCTGCCAGGCGCACTCGTCGCGGGTGTTGGATGGCTTCTTCTGCAAGCCGGATTTCAGTTGTATGCCGCTAATGCCGGTCAGTATCAGGCGTACGGCTTTCTGGGCGCGGTCCTACTCTTCATCATGTGGATGTATTTCGCCAGCGTGCTCATTCTTCTCGGCGCAGTTGTAAACACCGTTTACGCAAGCCAAGTGCGTGACTATGGTGGCTCCTAA
- a CDS encoding 30S ribosomal protein S7, with protein sequence MSEEAPEPETPAGTDDEEIQAELFGRWTVSEIQYTDPSTRRYISVTPVAHTMGRHASKQFKKSEISVVERLANRLMQNAENTGKKQQALKIIREAFETVDERADENPVQVLVRAIENAAPREETVRLKYGGISVPKAVDVAPQRRVDQALKFIADGTFNDSFKSPTSVEDALAQQLLGASDYDVQTYAVGQKEEKERVAAAAR encoded by the coding sequence ATGTCCGAGGAAGCACCAGAGCCCGAGACGCCTGCGGGCACCGACGACGAGGAGATCCAGGCCGAGCTGTTCGGTCGATGGACCGTCTCCGAGATCCAGTACACCGATCCGAGTACACGGCGGTACATCTCCGTGACGCCGGTCGCCCACACGATGGGCCGTCACGCCTCCAAGCAGTTCAAGAAATCCGAGATCTCGGTCGTGGAACGTCTGGCAAACCGCCTGATGCAGAACGCCGAGAACACGGGCAAAAAACAGCAGGCACTGAAGATCATCCGCGAGGCGTTCGAGACCGTGGACGAGCGGGCCGACGAGAACCCCGTCCAGGTACTCGTTCGCGCCATCGAGAACGCAGCGCCTCGCGAGGAGACCGTCCGGCTGAAGTACGGCGGCATTTCCGTTCCGAAGGCGGTCGACGTCGCGCCCCAGCGGCGCGTCGACCAGGCCCTGAAATTCATCGCCGACGGCACATTTAACGATTCGTTTAAGTCTCCCACCTCCGTCGAGGATGCACTCGCCCAGCAGTTGCTCGGTGCGTCCGACTACGACGTCCAGACGTATGCGGTGGGACAGAAAGAGGAAAAAGAGCGCGTCGCGGCGGCGGCACGCTAA
- a CDS encoding DUF502 domain-containing protein, whose amino-acid sequence MTASGETSDYDGLQGFLRESVVTGTAIILPLLVTVLVLRFFVNFVSQILEPVVQLVSVATSTGGLPDPVLKLITFLTLVTAILFVGAISESGSVNVGGGATLETLIARIPGIGSLYQGVDEMSQVLLDNDTDSFQEVKIVEFPTDGSFSLAFLTAETPEVVMDPLEHEEMVTVYLPLAPNPVVGGYVLHVAAERVYDIDMTVEEGIQSIVTSGVATGHQSGDALSEDMIDRINRRFNRMDIVPRVESVEEYAQVAYEKLGPTHSESADRSETSEESDDSDPGDR is encoded by the coding sequence ATGACCGCTTCGGGTGAAACAAGTGACTACGATGGGCTACAGGGGTTCTTGCGTGAATCGGTCGTTACGGGGACAGCCATCATCTTGCCCCTTCTCGTGACGGTATTGGTACTCAGATTTTTCGTCAATTTCGTCTCGCAGATCCTCGAACCGGTCGTGCAACTCGTCTCAGTGGCCACGAGTACTGGGGGTTTGCCGGATCCGGTCCTCAAACTTATCACGTTCCTCACGCTCGTCACTGCCATCCTGTTCGTGGGTGCTATCAGTGAGTCTGGGTCTGTAAACGTCGGCGGGGGTGCCACATTAGAGACGCTCATTGCGCGCATTCCCGGTATCGGGTCGCTCTATCAAGGGGTCGACGAGATGAGTCAGGTCCTTTTGGACAACGATACGGACAGTTTTCAGGAGGTGAAAATCGTCGAATTTCCAACAGACGGTTCGTTTTCGCTCGCATTTCTTACGGCTGAAACTCCCGAAGTGGTCATGGATCCGCTCGAACACGAGGAGATGGTAACCGTGTATCTTCCGCTCGCCCCCAACCCCGTCGTGGGCGGTTACGTCCTTCACGTTGCCGCAGAACGCGTCTACGACATCGATATGACCGTCGAAGAGGGAATCCAATCAATTGTCACCAGCGGGGTGGCAACCGGCCACCAAAGTGGGGATGCTCTCTCAGAGGACATGATAGACAGGATAAATCGACGGTTCAACCGGATGGACATCGTCCCACGGGTCGAATCCGTCGAAGAATACGCACAGGTTGCATACGAGAAGTTGGGGCCGACCCACAGCGAATCGGCGGACAGATCAGAGACGTCTGAGGAATCCGACGATTCCGACCCAGGCGACCGCTAA
- a CDS encoding RNA-guided endonuclease InsQ/TnpB family protein, with protein MYVHRTYRAKIRNHPQVERMLDLHGWSASKLWNVANYHSRQVWEDTGEIPDDSDLKSELKGHDNYKGLHSQSSQRVLEELAEAFNSWYGKRKNDSRANPPGYRKKNYYDDNGNRVHEEHPRSTVTWKQKGIRHDPKHNRVRLSKGANHKNHPRDWDYILVEYETRSEVTVENLQQVRAVYDTAKGRWELHLVCKHEVDTPDAPGEETAGIDLGICNFAAVAYSTEEADLYPGNRLKQDGYYFPKEIAKCDDSGGSEATRLHHKWSERRTHFFHSLAKHIIERCLEQGVGRINIGKLNGVREDENGESKNWGRHGNLDLHGWAFDRFTKILTYKAKVEGIEVVEVPERYTSKTCCVCGREDDSQRVERGLYVCEECDAAFNADVNGAENIRLNSNKESNSESSASLDGDRSTGWLAQPGVYLYDLSHGFSPREQVVDCKP; from the coding sequence ATGTACGTCCACCGCACCTATCGGGCGAAAATCCGCAACCACCCTCAAGTGGAGCGGATGCTCGACCTACACGGGTGGAGTGCATCCAAACTGTGGAACGTTGCTAACTACCACTCCCGGCAAGTGTGGGAGGATACGGGCGAGATCCCCGACGACTCGGACTTGAAGAGCGAGTTGAAAGGTCATGACAACTACAAAGGACTCCATTCGCAATCCAGTCAGCGCGTTCTGGAGGAACTCGCTGAAGCCTTCAACTCGTGGTACGGTAAACGCAAGAACGACAGTCGAGCGAATCCGCCCGGCTACCGCAAGAAAAACTACTACGACGACAACGGCAACCGCGTCCACGAAGAACACCCGCGCAGTACGGTGACGTGGAAGCAGAAAGGTATTCGTCACGACCCAAAACACAACCGCGTCCGACTCTCAAAAGGTGCGAACCACAAAAACCACCCCAGAGACTGGGACTACATCCTCGTCGAATACGAGACTCGTTCCGAGGTTACGGTTGAAAACCTGCAACAAGTCAGGGCCGTCTACGATACGGCAAAGGGTCGATGGGAACTCCACCTCGTCTGCAAACACGAAGTTGACACACCCGACGCACCCGGCGAGGAGACTGCAGGCATCGACCTCGGTATCTGTAATTTCGCCGCCGTCGCGTACAGTACCGAGGAAGCCGACCTGTACCCCGGAAACCGCTTGAAGCAAGACGGGTACTACTTTCCCAAGGAAATCGCCAAGTGCGACGACTCGGGCGGGTCTGAGGCCACCCGACTCCATCACAAGTGGTCGGAGCGCCGTACGCACTTCTTCCACAGCCTCGCCAAACACATCATAGAGAGATGTCTTGAGCAGGGAGTGGGTCGCATCAACATCGGGAAGCTCAACGGCGTGCGTGAAGACGAGAACGGCGAGTCGAAGAACTGGGGTCGGCACGGCAACCTCGACCTGCATGGGTGGGCGTTCGACCGCTTCACGAAGATACTCACCTACAAGGCAAAAGTCGAGGGTATCGAGGTCGTAGAAGTTCCTGAGCGTTACACGAGCAAGACGTGTTGCGTATGCGGTAGAGAAGATGATAGTCAGCGTGTTGAACGTGGCTTGTACGTTTGCGAGGAGTGTGACGCGGCGTTCAACGCTGATGTGAACGGGGCGGAGAACATCCGTCTAAACAGCAACAAGGAAAGTAACTCCGAGTCTTCGGCCAGTTTGGACGGGGATAGGAGTACCGGCTGGTTGGCACAGCCCGGAGTCTACCTTTACGACTTGTCCCACGGATTCTCACCGAGGGAACAAGTGGTAGACTGCAAACCTTAA
- a CDS encoding DUF1328 domain-containing protein, which translates to MVNVPTILNDATATQSLPLLFGGDLIGLAILFLILAVVAVIFGAKGIAGLSMDIAKWLVIIFIVLAIISFVL; encoded by the coding sequence ATGGTAAACGTGCCAACAATTCTGAACGACGCCACAGCCACACAATCCCTGCCGCTGCTGTTCGGCGGGGACCTCATTGGGCTCGCGATCTTGTTTCTGATACTCGCAGTCGTCGCAGTAATCTTCGGAGCAAAGGGTATCGCTGGTCTCAGTATGGACATCGCAAAATGGCTCGTCATCATTTTCATTGTGCTTGCGATCATCTCGTTCGTTCTGTAG
- a CDS encoding sensor histidine kinase, with translation MINADPTMLQTLFENLFRNAVGHGGFDVTVRVQPLPDGFLVEDTGSGISMDLREEVMEHGFTTGYSGTGIGLTIVQRIAEDHDWCVSLGVSSEGGARFEFRQC, from the coding sequence ATGATCAACGCCGACCCGACCATGCTGCAGACGTTATTCGAAAATTTATTTCGCAATGCAGTCGGTCATGGTGGATTTGACGTGACGGTGCGTGTCCAGCCACTTCCTGACGGATTCCTTGTAGAAGACACTGGGAGCGGAATATCAATGGATCTGCGTGAGGAAGTGATGGAGCACGGATTCACGACGGGATACAGTGGGACTGGGATTGGTTTGACGATTGTACAGCGGATCGCTGAAGACCATGACTGGTGTGTCAGTCTCGGCGTAAGTTCCGAAGGCGGGGCTCGCTTTGAGTTCCGTCAATGCTGA